From the genome of Triticum aestivum cultivar Chinese Spring chromosome 3B, IWGSC CS RefSeq v2.1, whole genome shotgun sequence, one region includes:
- the LOC123069051 gene encoding putative pentatricopeptide repeat-containing protein At3g15930, which produces MPLRAYVGMLARGARPDAYTFPPLLKVVAAERGAVASAAGDAVLAHVVKFGLELNAHVASSLVLMYAARGDGVTARALLDVQLARGGGTPVVWNALMSGHKRSRQFRLSCCSFQDMVRAGIVPTPVTYITVLSACGKGNDVLLGMQLHKRIIESGVLPDLKVENALVDMYAECGEMEAAWDLFEGMQVRNIVSWTSVISGFVRLGQVDRAKVLFDRMPERDTVSWTAMIDGYVQAGQFREALEMFREMQLSKVRADEFTMVSIVTACAQLGALETGEWARIYMNRHGINMDTFVGNALIDMYSKCGSIERALDVFNEMHSRDKFTWTAVILGLAVNGHGEEAIDMFDRMLRAFEAPDEVTFIGVLTACTHAGLVEKGRDFFLSMTVTYRIAPNVMHYGCMIDLLGRAGKLREALETIGKMPMKPSSAIWGTLLAACRVHGNSEIGELAAEHLLELDPENSMAYVLLSNLYAKSNRWGDVRWLRQVMMEKGIKKEPGCSLIEMNGTIHEFVAGDRSHPMSEEIYSKLDKVLTDLKNDGYVPDVTEVFVQVTEEEKQKVLYWHSEKLAVAFALLVSESSMTIRIVKNLRMCLDCHNAIKLITKLHMREIVVRDRTRFHHFRHGLCSCKDYW; this is translated from the coding sequence ATGCCCTTGCGGGCGTACGTAGGCATGCTGGCACGCGGAGCCAGGCCTGACGCGTACACTTTCCCGCCGTTGCTCaaggtggtggcggcggagcggGGCGCCGTGGCGTCGGCTGCCGGAGATGCTGTCCTCGCGCATGTGGTTAAGTTTGGGCTGGAGCTCAACGCCCACGTGGCAAGCTCGCTGGTGCTCATGTATGCAGCCAGGGGCGACGGCGTGACTGCGCGTGCGCTACTGGATGTGCAGCTCGCCAGAGGTGGCGGCACGCCCGTTGTGTGGAATGCGCTCATGTCCGGTCACAAGAGAAGCAGGCAGTTCAGGCTGTCATGCTGCTCTTTCCAGGATATGGTGAGGGCTGGCATTGTGCCCACGCCGGTCACCTACATCACGGTGCTGTCAGCATGTGGCAAAGGCAACGACGTCCTGCTCGGAATGCAGCTGCACAAGCGCATCATTGAGAGCGGGGTGTTGCCTGACCTCAAGGTGGAGAATGCGCTCGTTGATATGTATGCCGAGTGTGGCGAGATGGAAGCTGCTTGGGATTTGTTTGAGGGCATGCAGGTGAGGAATATTGTGTCCTGGACGTCGGTAATCTCTGGGTTTGTAAGACTAGGTCAAGTTGATCGAGCCAAAGTACTGTTTGATCGTATGCCTGAGAGGGACACCGTCTCATGGACTGCAATGATTGATGGTTATGTACAAGCTGGCCAGTTCCGAGAGGCATTGGAGATGTTTCGTGAGATGCAACTTAGCAAGGTGAGGGCAGATGAGTTCACCATGGTCAGCATAGTCACGGCATGCGCGCAGCTTGGTGCTTTAGAGACAGGGGAGTGGGCTAGAATCTACATGAACAGACATGGGATCAACATGGATACTTTTGTCGGGAATGCGCTCATAGACATGTATTCAAAATGTGGGAGCATCGAGCGTGCATTGGACGTGTTCAATGAGATGCACAGTAGAGATAAATTTACTTGGACCGCCGTTATACTTGGTCTTGCAGTGAATGGCCATGGTGAGGAGGCTATCGATATGTTTGACAGGATGCTTAGGGCGTTTGAAGCTCCAGACGAGGTGACCTTCATTGGCGTTCTCACTGCCTGTACTCATGCTGGCTTGGTTGAAAAAGGACGAGACTTCTTTCTCAGCATGACTGTGACCTACAGGATTGCTCCTAATGTGATGCATTATGGATGCATGATCGACCTCCTTGGGCGAGCTGGGAAACTAAGAGAAGCATTGGAGACAATAGGTAAAATGCCCATGAAACCCAGCTCTGCAATCTGGGGGACCCTGCTGGCAGCTTGTAGGGTTCATGGTAACTCAGAGATAGGTGAATTGGCAGCAGAACATCTCCTTGAGTTGGATCCAGAGAACAGCATGGCTTACGTCCTTTTGTCCAATCTGTATGCAAAATCTAATAGATGGGGGGATGTCCGGTGGCTTAGGCAGGTAATGATGGAGAAAGGAATCAAGAAAGAGCCTGGTTGCAGTCTTATTGAAATGAACGGCACAATTCACGAATTTGTAGCTGGCGATAGATCTCATCCTATGAGCGAAGAAATCTATTCTAAATTGGACAAGGTACTCACGGATTTGAAGAATGATGGGTATGTACCTGATGTAACCGAGGTCTTTGTTCAAGTcacagaagaagaaaaacaaaaagttCTTTATTGGCACAGCGAAAAGTTGGCTGTCGCTTTTGCATTACTCGTATCAGAATCCAGCATGACAATAAGGATCGTGAAAAACTTGAGGATGTGTTTGGACTGCCACAATGCAATTAAATTGATCACCAAGTTGCATATGAGAGAGATTGTTGTGAGGGACAGGACACGCTTCCATCATTTTAGACATGGACTCTGCTCTTGTAAGGACTATTGGTAA
- the LOC123069053 gene encoding UDP-glycosyltransferase 73D1 produces the protein MSGDGQSGSARVHFVLVPMMAQGHTIPMTDMARLLAEHGAQVTFITTPVNASRLASFAAHVEEAGLAVRLVELHFPAAEFGLPDGCENVDMIQSKDLLSNFLEACTTLREPLKAHLHEQQQSPPSCIISDTMHWWTGDVARELGIPRLAFSGFCGFSSLVSYIIFRDNLLKHVTDENELITIPGFPTPLELAKAKCPGRIPIPGMEQIREKIYQEELRCDGVVLNSFKELETLHIESFEQVTRKKVWTVGPMCLCHQNSNTIAARGNKAPIDEAECLQWLDSMKPGSVIFVSFGSLTCTAPQQLIELGLGLEATKKPFIWVIKAGDKFPEVEEWLSDGFEERVKERGMIIRGWAPQVMILWHQAIGGFMTHCGWNSTIESICAGVPMITWPHFAEQFSNEKLVVDVLNIGVEVGVEGVTRWGHEHKEAMLTRNDVERAVYALMDEGKAQEQFRVRAKDCAIKARRAFDEEGSSYNNIKLLIQELGNKTKACG, from the exons ATGTCCGGCGATGGCCAGAGCGGCTCCGCAAGGGTGCACTTCGTGCTGGTCCCGATGATGGCGCAGGGTCACACCATTCCCATGACCGACATGGCACGCCTGCTGGCCGAGCACGGCGCGCAGGTCACCTTCATCACCACGCCAGTGAACGCGTCCAGGTTGGCAAGCTTTGCCGCCCACGTGGAGGAGGCAGGCCTGGCGGTCCGGCTCGTGGAGCTCCATTTCCCGGCAGCCGAGTTTGGCCTACCGGACGGGTGTGAGAACGTCGACATGATCCAATCCAAGGATCTGCTGTCGAACTTCTTGGAGGCATGCACCACGCTTCGGGAGCCGCTCAAGGCACACCTCCATGAGCAGCAACAGTCGCCTCCGAGCTGCATCATATCTGACACGATGCATTGGTGGACCGGTGACGTCGCAAGAGAGCTTGGTATCCCGAGGCTCGCCTTTAGTGGCTTCTGTGGCTTCTCGTCCCTTGTCAG TTACATCATTTTCCGCGACAACTTATTGAAACACGTCACAGATGAGAATGAGCTCATTACGATCCCAGGGTTCCCTACACCACTGGAGTTGGCAAAGGCTAAATGCCCTGGACGCATTCCCATTCCAGGCATGGAGCAAATTCGTGAGAAGATCTATCAAGAGGAGCTGAGATGCGATGGCGTGGTCCTCAACAGCTTCAAAGAGCTGGAGACATTGCATATCGAATCCTTTGAGCAGGTGACAAGGAAGAAAGTATGGACGGTCGGGCCAATGTGCCTCTGCCACCAAAACAGCAACACAATCGCCGCAAGAGGAAACAAGGCGCCGATAGATGAGGCAGAGTGCTTGCAGTGGCTTGATTCAATGAAGCCAGGCTCGGTGATCTTTGTCAGCTTTGGCAGCCTCACCTGCACTGCACCTCAGCAACTTATTGAGCTCGGCCTGGGACTTGAAGCCACCAAGAAACCATTCATTTGGGTGATCAAAGCGGGAGATAAGTTTCCAGAAGTTGAGGAATGGCTCTCAGATGGCTTCGAGGAACGCGTCAAAGAGAGAGGCATGATCATAAGAGGCTGGGCACCACAGGTGATGATCCTGTGGCACCAAGCCATTGGAGGATTCATGACACACTGTGGGTGGAACTCAACAATAGAGAGCATCTGTGCAGGCGTGCCCATGATCACATGGCCACACTTCGCGGAGCAGTTTTCAAACGAGAAGTTGGTGGTGGATGTGCTGAACATTGGGGTGGAGGTTGGAGTGGAAGGAGTTACACGGTGGGGACATGAACACAAAGAGGCTATGCTTACAAGAAATGATGTGGAGAGAGCAGTGTACGCCCTGATGGATGAGGGGAAAGCTCAAGAGCAGTTCCGGGTGAGAGCAAAAGACTGTGCCATCAAGGCAAGGAGGGCTTTCGATGAGGAAGGTTCTTCATATAACAACATTAAGCTACTGATTCAAGAATTGGGAAACAAGACGAAGGCATGTGGTTGA
- the LOC123069050 gene encoding protein gamma response 1, which produces MEGKAVGFSAADCGADAAADDFKYITGMSTILVATIQEVKDRVSQMEFIFCSQIFPHFQAKSKILQARLADSTATREAEDEWRQKEAGLLSQLEELNRGKRRAEDRLLQLESSLEEMRGMLVNADRLAAEHDAEKKQLLGRLEEEMKKDEVIHRLEREIGEKDAEMSRVRGRLEEEMKKDEVIRRLQREIGEKDSEISRVRGRLEEEMKKDEVIRRLEREIEEKAAAISRERGALEEEMKKDEVIRRLEREMGEKAAEISREREAHQRLLQQLELKDKDILLEQNKFNHATTQYKHLKSEHNYLLGKIAEMEGSKIDQNEGSRIDLNEGSKSPVNRKASGSPPSKRKLKDLQDTKNESIQVVSKTEDQKNSPSSRAKAQNATSARSMFSNSRLCLPPHATNPPHKNAASTSKTEATRPSLHWRETRVRKEPGVVDPHDDFLDTPLEAVKNTIRNPTTREEALALAAPPPQDMDFNNSDDETQDINIVAQGLNNIPVPKQRSSISIHPPNKDFKYTEPVRKKADRANLKGVECKQCKKFYDAVLPDGRVNGDGATSMRCEHHDGVSRHRYRYAPPLTPEGFWNIGFESEM; this is translated from the exons ATGGAGGGCAAGGCGGTGGGCTTCTCGGCCGCCGACTGCGGCGCCGACGCGGCGGCGGACGATTTCAAGTACATCACCGGGATGAGCACCATCCTGGTGGCCACCATCCAGGAGGTGAAGGATCGGGTCTCCCAGATGGAGTTCATCTTCTGCAGCCAGATCTTCCCGCACTTCCAGGCCAAGTCCAAGATCCTCCAAGCGCGTCTGGCCGATTCCACTGCCACGAGGGAGGCCGAGGATGAGTGGCGGCAGAAGGAGGCCGGCCTGCTGAGCCAGCTGGAGGAGCTCAACCGCGGGAAGCGGCGCGCGGAGGATAGGCTGCTGCAGCTGGAGAGCTCTCTCGAGGAGATGCGGGGGATGCTCGTGAACGCCGACCGGTTGGCTGCGGAGCACGATGCTGAGAAGAAGCAGCTTCTGGGGAGATTGGAGGAGGAAATGAAGAAAGATGAGGTGATCCACCGGCTCGAAAGGGAGATCGGGGAGAAGGACGCTGAGATGTCAAGGGTGAGGGGGAGATTGGAGGAGGAAATGAAGAAAGACGAAGTGATTCGTCGGCTCCAAAGGGAGATTGGGGAGAAGGATTCTGAGATATCAAGGGTGAGGGGGAGATTGGAGGAGGAAATGAAGAAAGATGAGGTGATCCGCCGGCTCGAAAGGGAGATTGAGGAGAAGGCTGCTGCGATATCTAGGGAGAGGGGGGCATTGGAGGAGGAAATGAAGAAAGATGAGGTGATTCGCCGGCTTGAAAGGGAGATGGGGGAGAAGGCTGCTGAGATTTCAAGGGAGAGGGAGGCCCATCAGCGGCTGCTACAGCAGTTGGAGTTGAAGGATAAGGATATTCTTCTTGAGCAGAATAAATTTAATCACGCGACGACACAGTACAAGCATCTCAAGTCTGAGCACAACTATCTTCTTGGAAAGATTGCGGAGATGGAAGGCTCCAAGATTGACCAGAATGAAGGCTCCAGGATTGACCTGAATGAAGGCTCCAAGTCCCCTGTGAACCGGAAGGCCTCTGGAAGTCCTCCAAGTAAGAGAAAGCTAAAAG ATTTGCAGGACACGAAAAATGAGAGCATTCAGGTAGTTTCTAAGACTGAAGACCAAAAGAATTCTCCTAGTTCACGTGCGAAGGCCCAAAATGCTACCTCTGCCAGGAGCATGTTCAGTAACTCGCGCCTTTGTCTACCACCTCATGCAACTAACCCTCCGCACAAAAATGCTGCTAGCACTTCAAAGACAGAGGCAACCCGCCCAAGTCTACACTGGAGAGAAACTCGTGTGCGTAAGGAACCAGGTGTTGTTGATCCACATGATGATTTTCTTGATACTCCTCTGGAAGCTGTAAAAAATACGATCAGGAACCCCACAACTAGAGAAGAAGCACTTGCTCTTGCTGCCCCTCCTCCCCAAGATATGGACTTCAATAACTCAGATGATGAGACTCAAGACATCAATATTGTCGCTCAGGGCCTCAACAACATACCAGTTCCCAAGCAGCGTAGCTCGATTTCAATCCATCCACCGAATAAAGATTTCAAATATACAGAACCTGTAAGAAAGAAAGCTGATCGGGCGAATCTGAAAGGTGTTGAATGCAAGCAGTGCAAGAAGTTCTATGATGCTGTGCTTCCTGATGGCCGTGTAAATGGTGATGGTGCTACAAGTATGAGGTGCGAGCATCATGATGGTGTGTCTAGACATAGATACAGGTATGCCCCTCCATTGACACCCGAAGGGTTTTGGAACATTGGATTTGAATCAGAAATGTAA